The Thermoanaerobaculales bacterium genome segment TCGTCGGTGAAGCCGACGATCCGGAAGTTGGAGCGGTGGGCCGACAGGATGGCGGCGGTGTCGCTCGTTATCGCCCGCTGGTAGTCCGCGAGGTGGGTGCGGTTGGTGCAGCCGACCTCGACCAGCCGGCAGCCGGAGGCTGCCATCACCTCGGGCAGGCGGAACGAGCCGCCGATCTCGATCAGCTGGCCGCGGGACACGATCACCTCGCGCCCGCGCGCGACCGCGCCCAGGATCAGCAGCAGCGCGGCCGCGTTGTTGTTGACCATGACCGCGCTCTCGGCGCCGCACAGGCGGGCCAGGCGCTCGGCAAGCGGCGCCAGGCGCTGGCCGCGCGCGCCGGCGGCGATGTCGTACTCCAGGGCAAGGTATGATGCTAGCGATCGCGGCGGGCCCTCCGGGAGCGGGGCACGGCCGAGGTTGGTGTGGATCAGGACGCCGGTCGCGTTGACCACCTCCGGGTAGGCGGGCCGGGCCCAGCCCTCCACGACCACGAGCGCCTCGGCCGCGAGCGAGGCACAGGCCCGGTCGATCGCGTCCGGGTCGAGCACGCCCTCCGAGATCCGATGGCGGAGGCCGTCGATCGCGACGCGGCAGGCCTCCATGACGGCCTCACGGCCGTGGCAGGTGACCGCCTCGCGAAGCTCCGGGCGGTCGAGGAGACGATGAACGGCGGGGATGCGACGAAGCGCGGCCTGCACGGTGCGGATTGTAGCAGGGGGTCTGGATGAACCTCGGCGAGCAGCTCGCGATGGTCGAGCGCGCCATGCAGGCGCTGATCCGCGACTGGGAGCGGTTCTTCGCCGGCGACCTCCGGGTCCCGCCGAACGACGACGGCGACCGCCTCGGCCGGCGGCTCCGGCTGCTCGCCGAGAGCTCGGGCGGCAGCCGGGTCGAGCGCTTCCGGCTCGAGCAGCTGCAGCACCGGTTCCAGAGCTACCTGCAGAACTGGGAGCGCATGCTGCGCGACCGCGAGGAGGGCCGGGGGCGGGTTGCGGGCGCGGCCCGGACCGCGGGCGCGGAGGCGCCGGTCTCGCCGGCAAACGCCGCCGCCCCGGGCGCCGTAGACGCTCAGGAGGCGATCTCCCTGTACGATCGCTATGTCGCGGCCAAGCGCGCGCTCGGTCTGGCGGTCGGCGTGGATCGCGCCGGGTTCGAGGCCCAGCTCGAGGCGCAGCGGCAGCGGCTGCTGCCGAAGCTCGGGGACGATGTGCAGTTCGAGGTGCTGGTCGAGGATGGCAAGGTCAGGCTCGCCGCGCGCGCGAACCGGGCGCGGCCGGGCCGGGAGTGACGGCATGAGGCGTGGGATTGCGACGCTGCTGACGGTCATGGCAGGCTGCTGGCTCGCCTTGGCGATCGACGCGACGGCCGCCGACCCGGAGTCGGCGGAGGCGAGGCCCCCGGTGTTCGTGCGCTGGCTGGTCCCGGGCGATCCCGGCGACGAGACGATCCGTGACTACTGGGAGCGCTCCGAGCGCGGGGAGCTGAGCCCGGCCGGCCTGGTCGACCTCGGCACCATGCTGTTCGAGCGCGGCTACCCCAAGGACGCGCTCGAGATGTACCGCGAAGCGCTCCACCGCGACAAGACCCTCTACGAGGCGTGGCTCCGGATCGGCGTCGTCAAGCACCGGGCGCGCGAGTACGAGGACGCCAGGCGCGCCTACAAGAACTGCCTGGACCTGATGAGCGGCCACGGCTGGTGCAACTTCTACCTCGGCCTGCTCGAGGAGCAGACCGGCCATCCGAGCAAGGCGCTCGAGCACTTCGAAAAGGCGTACGAGCACGCGCCGTCGCTCAAGGACCCGAAGGTCAACCCCGAGGTGCTGCAGTCGAGGCTGCAGTTCGGGGCCGCGGTCAAGCAGGGCGGCGAGGACCGCTTCACCGAGTCGGCCCCGCTGTCCTTTCTCGAGCCGGCGCAGGTGCAGGAGGTGCGGCAGCAGTACCTGCCGACGCCGACCCCGACGCCGACCCCGACGGTGACGCCAAAGGTCACGCCGACGCCGGCGGCCGCCCGGGTGCGGCCGACCCCGCCCGCGACCACGCGCAGCCGCCCCGCCGCAGCCGAGGAGGAGGGGGCGGCGGCCCCCACCCGGGCGCGTCCGCAGCGGCCGGTCGGGCCCGCGGTGCGCCCGACCGCGCCGCCCGTCGACTCCTCGTCGCCCTACGGCATCCGCAAGCCGAGCAGCTCGGGAGGTGGGACGACCGGCGGCGGTGTGCGCACGGTCTCGCCCGAGGCGTCGCTGCGGCCCTGGTGGCGCTCGATGCCGGAGTGGATCCTGAGGTTCGTATAGCCGACCCGGCGCAAACTCTGAATCCTGGGTTTCCCGTCGGCACGTAGGGCGTCTCGTCGTTCCCGTTCCCGTGCCCGTCCCCGTTCCCGAAACGTCCAACCGGCGAGCCGGTTTTCCCGCTCGAATGTGGGAGATCTGCCGACTCCTTGGAGACCGCCATCGGGAGCGGGAACGGGAACGGGGACGGGAACGGCAGCGCGAGCTGTCAGCGCCGGACGCGATTGACAGGACGTACCACGTCTCGGACGGCGAGCGACCCGCTACCATGTCCCCATGACGCTGCCGTCGACTGCGGACCCGCCCTTCGACCCCGGCTGGCTGGACACGCTCGCCGGCGCCTGTCGCAGCCTCTCCGCCTCCACCCCGCGCCTCCAGGACGTCTACCTCGAACGCCGCCTCGAGCTCCGGATGTCCACCCTGGCCGGCGCCTGCCACGCCGAGGAGAGCCGCAGCGACGGCGCGGCCGCGCGCTGGCGCTACCCGTCGCGCACCGCCTTCCACGCCCGGACCGGCACCTCGCAGCCGGCGCTCGAGGACCTGCTGTCCCGGCACGGCCGGCGGACCGACCTGCCGCGGCTGCGGCCGGCGGCGCCGGCCGAGCTCGAGCCGCCCGCGGGCTGGCGTGACTGGGCGCTGCGGACCCTGTCGAGCGCCCGCCGCGGCCACTGCACCGTCCGCTTCCTCGCCCGCCGCGCGGTGGTGGTGGGCCCCGAGCGGTGGGCCGCCGTGGCGTGCCCACCGCTGGTGCGGGTGGAGGTGGACGGCGAGTCGCCGTCGGCGCTGCTCGCGGTGTGGCAGCACCCGGATCTCGAGTCGTGGCTGTCCGAGCTGGTGGCGCCTCCTCCGGCGCGGCGCTGGCGGCCGGAGCCGGGCCTCAAGGTGCCGGTGCTGCTGCGGTCGGGCACCGCCGGGGTGCTGCTCCACGAGCTGATCGGCCACCTCGTGGAGTCGGACCTCGTGAGCTGTGGGGACTCGCCGCTGGCGGCGCTGGCCGGGGCCGCGGTCACCGCGCTGGCCCTCGACGTCGCCGACGACCCCCTGCGCCGCGATCTCCCGGGAGCGTTCAGCTGCGACGACGAGGGCGTGGCCGCGGCGGCTGTCCAGCTGGTGCGCGCCGGCCGCCTGGTCGGCTGGCTGTGCGATCGCGCGGGGGCCCGCCGTCTCCGCGCTGCCGACGGCCGCGGGCGGCGCGCGTCGTGGGCGAGGCCCCCGGTGCCGAGGCTGTCGAACCTGATCGTGGCGCCGGGGACGACCGACCCCGACGACATCCAACGCGAGCTGCGCGATGGCCTGCTGGTGACCCGCCTCGGCGGCGCCACGGTCGATCCGCTGTCGGGCCGGCTCGTGCTCCGCGTCGAGCGCGGCTGGGAGCTGCGCCAGGGCCGCCGCCGGCGGCCGCTCGAGCCGTTCGAGCTGACCGGCGGCGCCCTCGACGTTCTCGCCCACGTCGAGCCCGCGGTGGGCAATGACCCGTGCCCCGACTGGCGGCTCGGCTGGTGCGTCAAGGACGGGGTGCCGCTGCCGACCGGCTCCGAGGCGCCGACCCTGCTCGTCCACCATCTCGAGGTGCTGTGAGTGAGCGCGCCGGCCGACTCCCGCCACCAGGAGCGCCTGCGCAGCGCCGCCGCCACCGCGCGCGACGTCCTTGCCCGCAGCGGCCCCTGCCGCTGGGAGGTGTTCACCAAGGCATCGGTGACCCGCGAGGTGGAGGTGGCGCCGGGTGAGCCACCGCGCGAGCTCGAGGCCGAGGAGATGGGGGTGGCCGTGCGCACCGTGCGCGGCGGCCGCGCCGGCTTCGCGGCCGCGTCCGGGCTCGAGGCCGATGCCGCGCGGCGGGCGATCGCCGGGGCGTGCGCGGTCGAGCAGGAGCTGCCCTTCGATCCGCTGCCGCCGCTGCGACTGCTGGCAGCCGCCGATGGCGGGCCGGTCCGGGGCCTGCCGCCGCGCGGCTGGGCGAGCCACGTCGGCGAGCAGCTGGAGACGGGGGTGGCCGCGATCTCCGGCGGCCGGCTGCGGCTGCGCCGCTGCCTGTTCCAGGAGGGCACGTTCTCGTGGCTGATGCAGACCGGCGAAGGCTTCGTGGCGGCCTTCGACGGCACCGCCTGCTCGCTGCTGACCGAGGTCCAGCCGGTGGCTGGCCGCGGCGGCGTCTGGCGCGAGTGGCACCACGTCGCCGATCCGTCCTCCCTCGATCCGGCGGCGTTGGCGCGGCGGATCGCGGACCGCGCGCTGCTGGTGCAGGGGCGGATCGCCACCGGCTCGGGGCTGGTCAGCCTGATCCTGGCGCCGGAGGTGGCGGCGCGGCTGCTGACCGCGCTGTCGACACTGCTGGTGGTCTGCCGCGATCGCCGCGATCCCCTGCCGAAGCTGCTCGACTCGAGCGGCCGCCTCGCCTCCGACCCACTGACGCTGCTCGACGATCGGCTCGACCCGGAGGCGCCGATCGCCGGCCCGTGCGACGGCGAGGGCCTGCCGGCGGCGCGGACCCTGCTCCTCGAGCGCGGGATCCCCAGGCATCGGCTCGCCTCCTACCGCGACGCGCTGGCCTTCGGCGAGTCTCCGCGCGGCGGCGCCCTCCGGCTGTCCTACCGGGACTACCCGTCGACCGGGATCGCCAACCTGAGGGTGTCGACCGAGCACGGCCTGCCGCCGGCCGACCTGCTGCGTGACGCGGGCACCGCGCTCTACCTGCTGCGGCCGCTCGCCCCGGTCCTGGTCGACGTCGCCGCCGGCAGCTACCGGATCGTGGCCTCCGGGGTCTGGCTCGACAACGGCCGGGCGAGGGGGTGGCACCCGGTGGTGGAGCTGCGCGGGAGCCTGACCCGGCTGCTCGGGCGCATCGAGGCGGTCGGCACCGACCTGGCATGGTTCCAGGCCGAGCGGGGCGCGGTGGGGGCCCCGTCGCTGCTGATCGCGGGCCAGCCGGTGATGGGTTAGTCATCGCCACTCGAGACTCCCGTCGTTCCCGTTCCCGTTCCCGTCCCCGCTCCCGAACGACGAGGCGACCACGAGGGAAGCGCGTCCTGCGGGCCTGCCATCTTTGGCGATTTCGGGACGACGTTTCTCCTAAAGAAGTGCTCGAGACCTGAAATCGCCAAAGGTGGCTCCCTCGGGGAGCGCCTTCAAAGAATCGGCGCGAAGCGTTCTCGAGAACGGAGCAACGAGCGGGAACGGGAACGGGGACGGGTACGGGAACGGGTACGGGGGGCTATTCCCCATGCCCCAGCCCCTCTCCCCTGGTCGGGCGGGCGGGTGGGCTTTGGCGTAGAATGGCACTCCAGTCCGATCACGGGACCGCTGACAGGACACTCGCAGGGAAGGGGGAGACGACGCATGGGCCGGGAGGTGCTCGAGCGACTCGCGCAGCGGCTGGCCGCCAACCGGCTCGGCGGCGGCCAGGACAAGATCGAGCGCCAGCACGAGCAGGGCAAGCTGACGGCGCGCGAGCGGATCGAGCAGTTCCTCGACCAGGGCTCGTTCGAGGAGGTCGATGCCTTGGTCGAGCACCGCTGCACCGACTTCCGAATGGGCGAGCGCACGATCTCGGGCGACGGCGTGGTGGCGGGCCACGGGCGGGTGGACGGCCGGCCGGTCTTCGTCTTCGCCCAGGACTTCACCGTCTTCGGCGGCTCGCTGTCCGTGACCAACGCCGCCAAGATCTGCAAGATCATGGACCTCGCGATGAAGGTCGGGGCGCCGGTGGTCGGGCTCAACGACTCGGGCGGCGCCCGCATCCAGGAGGGCGTCGGATCCCTGGCCGGCTACGCCGACATCTTCCTGCGCAACACCCTCGCCTCGGGCGTGGTGCCCCAGGTCTCGGCGATCATGGGGCCGTGCGCCGGCGGCGCCGTGTACTCGCCGGCGATCACCGACTTCGTGTTCATGGTCGAGCAAAGCTCGTACATGTTCGTCACCGGGCCGGAGGTCATCAGGACCGTCACCCACGAGGAGGTGACCAAGGAGAAGCTGGGCGGCGCGATGACCCACAACTCGGTCTCCGGCGTCGCCCACTTCGCCGCCGGTACCGACACCGAGTGCCTGGCCGGCATCCGCCGCCTGCTCTCCTACCTGCCCTCGAACAACGCCGAGCAGCCGCCGCTCCTGCCGACCACGGACCCGCTCGACCGCGAGATCGCCGAGCTCGACGGCTTCGTGCCGACCGACCCCAACAAGCCGTACGACATCAAGAAGGTCATCCGTTGGGCGGCGGACGACGGCGAGTTCTTCGAGGTCCACGAGCACTTCGCCAAGAACATCGTGGTCGGCTTCGTGCGCCTCGGCGGCCGCTCGGTGGGGGTGGTCGCCAACCAGCCCAACCACCTCGCGGGCGTGCTCGACATCAACTCCTCGATCAAGGGCGCGCGGTTCGTGCGCTGCTGCGACGCCTTCAACGTGCCGCTGTGGATCGTCGAGGACGTGCCCGGCTTCCTGCCCGGGACCGCCCAGGAGTGGGGCGGCATCATCCGCAACGGGGCCAAGCTGCTCTATGCCCTCGCCGAGGCCACGGTGCCCAAGGTCACGGTGATCACCCGCAAGGCCTACGGAGGCGCCTACTGCGTGATGGGGTCCAAGCACATCCGGACCGACGTCAACCTCGCCTTCCCGACCGCGGAGATCGCGGTGATGGGGCCGCAGGGGGCGGTCAACATCCTGTACCGCAACGAGATCCAGCGCGCGCCGGATCCCGAGGCCGAGCGCGCGCGGCGGGTGGCGGAGTACCAGGAGAAGTTCGCGAACCCCTTCGTCGCCGCCGAGAGGGGCTACCTCGACGAGGTCATCCTGCCGCGCCTGCTGCGGCGCAAGCTGGTGGCGGCGTTCACCCTGCTCGCGACCAAGCGCGACTTCATGCCGTCCAAGAAGCACGGCAACATCCCCCTGTAGGGGATAGGATCTGGGATCTAGGGTATAGGGAGAGGGGAGTTCCGCAGTGGTTGAGCGTCGTCGGAGGAGGGGGAGCGCGTGACGCGCACCCGCCTGTGGTCGCGGCGGGCACGCACGGATTGGATGGCGGTCCGGCAGGGGGGGCCTAGCCCCCAGATCCTAGATCCTAGCCCCTGGGCGGGAGGGCGCATCCGGGTGGGGGCATCTAGCCCCCAGATCCTAGATCCTAGCCCCTGGGCGGGAGGGCGCATCCGGGTGGGGGCATCTAGCCCCCAGATCCTAGATCCTAGCCCCTGGGCGGGAGGGGGCAGGTGAAACTCCTGATCGCCAACCGTGGCGAGATCGCGGTCCGCATCATCCGCGCCTGCCGGGAGATGGAGATCGCGACGGTGGCCGTCTACTCGGAGGCCGACCGGATGTCGCCCCACGTCCTGATGGCGGACGAGGCCCACGCGATCGGCCCGCCGCCGGCCGCCTCGAGCTACCTGTCGATCGAGCGCCTGCTCGACGCGGCCCGGCGCGCGGGCGCCGACCTGGTCCACCCCGGCTACGGGTTCCTGGCCGAGAACGCCGCCTTCGCCGAGGCCGTGGAGGCGGCCGGCCTGACCTGGATCGGCCCGCCGCCGGCGGCGATCCGGCTGATGGGCTCGAAGACCGAGTCGCGCAAGCTCGCGGCCTCAGCCGGGGTGCCGCTGATCCCGGGGCTGCTCGAGCCGCTCGCCGACCTCGCCGACCTCGAGGCGTTCGTCGACGAGCACGGCTTGCCGGTGCTGCTCAAGGCGGTGGCCGGCGGTGGCGGCAAGGGGATGCGCACGGTCCGCGAGCGCCACGAGCTCGCGCCGGCCTTCGACCGGGCGCGCTCGGAGGGCAGGGCCTTCTTCGGGGACGATCGGGTGTACGTGGAGCGCCTGGTGGTCCGGCCCCGCCACATCGAGGTCCAGGTCGCGGCCGACCGCCACGGCAGCGCCGTGTACGTCGGCGAGCGCGAGTGCTCGATCCAGCGCCGCCACCAGAAGGTGGTCGAGGAGTGCCCGTCGCCGGTGGTGTCGCCCGGGCAGCGGCGCCGGCTCGGCGAATCGGCGCTGGCGATCGTCGCCGCGGCGGGCTACCAGTCGCTGGGGACGGTCGAGTTCCTGATGGACCCTGAGGGCCGCTTCTACTTCCTCGAGATGAACACCCGGCTCCAGGTCGAGCACCCGGTCACCGAGGAGGTGTACGGCGTCGACCTGGTGCGCGAGCAGATCCGGCTCGCCCTCGGCGAACCGCTGTCGCTGAGCCAGGACGCGCTCGCGCCGCGCGGCCACGCCATCGAGTGCCGGATCTACGCCGAGGACCCGCTGCGCAACTTCGCGCCGTCGCCGGGCCGGATCAGCCTGCTCGTCCGCCCCGATGGGCCTGGCGTGAGGGTCGACTCCGGGGTGATCAGCGGCAGCGTGGTGCCGCTCGACTACGACCCCCTGCTCGCCAAGCTGGTGGTGTGGGGCCCCGACCGGACGACCGCGCTGGCCCGGCTGCGGCGGGCCCTCACCGAGTACCGGGTGGGAGGCATCGCCACCACCCTGTCGCTGTTCCGGGTGCTGGTCGACATGGCGGCATTCCGGCAGGCCGAGCTCCACACCGGCCTGCTCGACGAGCTGCTGTCGTCGCGCCGGCTCGAGGAGCTGCACGGCCAGCAGGACCCGGAGGCCGAGCACGCGGCCATCGTCGCGGCCGCATGCCTGGCCTCGCTGGAGGCCCGCCGTCGGCCAGAGGACCCGTTCGCCGCCACCGACAGCCGCTGGTGGAGCGAGGGCGTCCGCCAGCAGCACGGGAGGTTCCCGCGATGAAGTGGGTGGTGCGGGGCGCCAGCGGAGCCCACGAGGTCGTGGTCGAGCGGTCGGCCGACGGCCTCGAGGTGACCCTCGACGGCCGCCGCCACGCCGTCGACCTGATCCGCCTCGACGGCGCCGTCGCCTCGCTGCGCTTCGACGAGGACGGCCGCAGCTTC includes the following:
- the selA gene encoding L-seryl-tRNA(Sec) selenium transferase, encoding MQAALRRIPAVHRLLDRPELREAVTCHGREAVMEACRVAIDGLRHRISEGVLDPDAIDRACASLAAEALVVVEGWARPAYPEVVNATGVLIHTNLGRAPLPEGPPRSLASYLALEYDIAAGARGQRLAPLAERLARLCGAESAVMVNNNAAALLLILGAVARGREVIVSRGQLIEIGGSFRLPEVMAASGCRLVEVGCTNRTHLADYQRAITSDTAAILSAHRSNFRIVGFTDEPAVAEISGLAHGFGLPMIVDQGSGNLHDLRRWGLGGEPTVAELLAAGADIVCFSGDKLLGGPQAGIIVGRRQWVEPLGAHPLYRALRPDKTALVVMDQVLRAHQSGHLELIPLYAMLAAAVEALARRARRIARRLRGQGVPARGRATRAALGGGTTPEQTLPSWGLTLDGGQRLLDALRLGSPPVIGRIEDDAVVLDLRAVLPRQDGDLEAAIAAAYRSSGGSQPAGR
- a CDS encoding MXAN_5187 C-terminal domain-containing protein; this translates as MNLGEQLAMVERAMQALIRDWERFFAGDLRVPPNDDGDRLGRRLRLLAESSGGSRVERFRLEQLQHRFQSYLQNWERMLRDREEGRGRVAGAARTAGAEAPVSPANAAAPGAVDAQEAISLYDRYVAAKRALGLAVGVDRAGFEAQLEAQRQRLLPKLGDDVQFEVLVEDGKVRLAARANRARPGRE
- a CDS encoding tetratricopeptide repeat protein, whose protein sequence is MRRGIATLLTVMAGCWLALAIDATAADPESAEARPPVFVRWLVPGDPGDETIRDYWERSERGELSPAGLVDLGTMLFERGYPKDALEMYREALHRDKTLYEAWLRIGVVKHRAREYEDARRAYKNCLDLMSGHGWCNFYLGLLEEQTGHPSKALEHFEKAYEHAPSLKDPKVNPEVLQSRLQFGAAVKQGGEDRFTESAPLSFLEPAQVQEVRQQYLPTPTPTPTPTVTPKVTPTPAAARVRPTPPATTRSRPAAAEEEGAAAPTRARPQRPVGPAVRPTAPPVDSSSPYGIRKPSSSGGGTTGGGVRTVSPEASLRPWWRSMPEWILRFV
- a CDS encoding metallopeptidase TldD-related protein encodes the protein MTLPSTADPPFDPGWLDTLAGACRSLSASTPRLQDVYLERRLELRMSTLAGACHAEESRSDGAAARWRYPSRTAFHARTGTSQPALEDLLSRHGRRTDLPRLRPAAPAELEPPAGWRDWALRTLSSARRGHCTVRFLARRAVVVGPERWAAVACPPLVRVEVDGESPSALLAVWQHPDLESWLSELVAPPPARRWRPEPGLKVPVLLRSGTAGVLLHELIGHLVESDLVSCGDSPLAALAGAAVTALALDVADDPLRRDLPGAFSCDDEGVAAAAVQLVRAGRLVGWLCDRAGARRLRAADGRGRRASWARPPVPRLSNLIVAPGTTDPDDIQRELRDGLLVTRLGGATVDPLSGRLVLRVERGWELRQGRRRRPLEPFELTGGALDVLAHVEPAVGNDPCPDWRLGWCVKDGVPLPTGSEAPTLLVHHLEVL
- a CDS encoding metallopeptidase TldD-related protein encodes the protein MSAPADSRHQERLRSAAATARDVLARSGPCRWEVFTKASVTREVEVAPGEPPRELEAEEMGVAVRTVRGGRAGFAAASGLEADAARRAIAGACAVEQELPFDPLPPLRLLAAADGGPVRGLPPRGWASHVGEQLETGVAAISGGRLRLRRCLFQEGTFSWLMQTGEGFVAAFDGTACSLLTEVQPVAGRGGVWREWHHVADPSSLDPAALARRIADRALLVQGRIATGSGLVSLILAPEVAARLLTALSTLLVVCRDRRDPLPKLLDSSGRLASDPLTLLDDRLDPEAPIAGPCDGEGLPAARTLLLERGIPRHRLASYRDALAFGESPRGGALRLSYRDYPSTGIANLRVSTEHGLPPADLLRDAGTALYLLRPLAPVLVDVAAGSYRIVASGVWLDNGRARGWHPVVELRGSLTRLLGRIEAVGTDLAWFQAERGAVGAPSLLIAGQPVMG
- a CDS encoding acyl-CoA carboxylase subunit beta — protein: MGREVLERLAQRLAANRLGGGQDKIERQHEQGKLTARERIEQFLDQGSFEEVDALVEHRCTDFRMGERTISGDGVVAGHGRVDGRPVFVFAQDFTVFGGSLSVTNAAKICKIMDLAMKVGAPVVGLNDSGGARIQEGVGSLAGYADIFLRNTLASGVVPQVSAIMGPCAGGAVYSPAITDFVFMVEQSSYMFVTGPEVIRTVTHEEVTKEKLGGAMTHNSVSGVAHFAAGTDTECLAGIRRLLSYLPSNNAEQPPLLPTTDPLDREIAELDGFVPTDPNKPYDIKKVIRWAADDGEFFEVHEHFAKNIVVGFVRLGGRSVGVVANQPNHLAGVLDINSSIKGARFVRCCDAFNVPLWIVEDVPGFLPGTAQEWGGIIRNGAKLLYALAEATVPKVTVITRKAYGGAYCVMGSKHIRTDVNLAFPTAEIAVMGPQGAVNILYRNEIQRAPDPEAERARRVAEYQEKFANPFVAAERGYLDEVILPRLLRRKLVAAFTLLATKRDFMPSKKHGNIPL
- a CDS encoding biotin carboxylase N-terminal domain-containing protein → MKLLIANRGEIAVRIIRACREMEIATVAVYSEADRMSPHVLMADEAHAIGPPPAASSYLSIERLLDAARRAGADLVHPGYGFLAENAAFAEAVEAAGLTWIGPPPAAIRLMGSKTESRKLAASAGVPLIPGLLEPLADLADLEAFVDEHGLPVLLKAVAGGGGKGMRTVRERHELAPAFDRARSEGRAFFGDDRVYVERLVVRPRHIEVQVAADRHGSAVYVGERECSIQRRHQKVVEECPSPVVSPGQRRRLGESALAIVAAAGYQSLGTVEFLMDPEGRFYFLEMNTRLQVEHPVTEEVYGVDLVREQIRLALGEPLSLSQDALAPRGHAIECRIYAEDPLRNFAPSPGRISLLVRPDGPGVRVDSGVISGSVVPLDYDPLLAKLVVWGPDRTTALARLRRALTEYRVGGIATTLSLFRVLVDMAAFRQAELHTGLLDELLSSRRLEELHGQQDPEAEHAAIVAAACLASLEARRRPEDPFAATDSRWWSEGVRQQHGRFPR